Genomic DNA from Tistrella bauzanensis:
GACCAAGGCGGCGCAGGTGGTGAAGCCCGGCGACGTGCTGACCTTTCCCTGGGGTAACAAGATCAAGGTGGTGCAGGTGTCGCGGATCGGCGCGCGGCGGGGCCCGGGCGACGAGGCGCGGGGCCTGTATCTGGACCTTCGGCCGGCGGATGCGGATCTGCCGCCGCCGCGCGCGACAGCGTGCAATCCCGCGGTGATCTGACACACCCTGTCATTCACCCTTGCGGCAACGCCGGAAAAATGCTTCCACAAAGGACTTTTCCGGCGCCGTGGAATCAGTATGGTTGCGTCAGAAGACAGGATCGCGGCGCGATAACGCGCGCCCCGGTTGTAAAATAGGACGCGCCGTCCGACGCCTGCACCCGCTTGCCGTCCTACGCCGCCGACCGTGTTCCCGAGGAGAGCAGCATCATGGCCTACGTGGTCGTCGACAACTGCATCAAGTGCAAGTATCAGGACTGCGTCGAGGTGTGCCCTGTGGATTGTTTCTACGAGGGCGAGAACATGCTGGTCATCCACCCGGACGAGTGCATCGACTGCGGCGTGTGCGAACCGGAATGCCCGGCTGAGGCAATCAAGCCGGACAGTGAGGATGACCTGGAGACCTGGGCGGAACTGAACCGGAAATATGCCGAGCTCTGGCCGAATATCTCGCGCAAGGGCGAAGCCCCGGCGGACGCCGACGAATTCAACGGCGTGCCCGACAAACTTGCGAAGTACTTCAGCGACAAGCCGGGTTCTGCCGACTGATCAGTCGAAGCCCGGCTGCATCACGCATCATCCTGACGGTCATGCGGATACGGCCCCGCGCACATGCAGCCAACGCATGTGCGCGGGGCTTTATCTCGTGGCCCCGTCATGGTATCTTCATTTTTGCACTGAGGTGACGATTCTGAGGCGACTTGACGCGTCTCCCTGGGCGCGGCCAACGGTTGTCCGATCATCGACCATCGATACCGATTGTCGATCACCGGGCAACCGCTTGACGGCGCCCCGATCGTTGCCGAACCAGCGTTCATTCGGCCCCGGGCACCAGCCCCCGGCCATAAGCGTTTTCCCGTAGCGGCACGCCGCGTTCAGCATGCCCAAGCGTTCACGCCCCCCCGTGGACGCCGTCCGATGGTTTTCCATGGATCCTGCCGGGCCGTCGATGCGGCTGACGGCAGGATGGGTATGCCGGTGGCGCTGCGGGAGCGGATTGTCAGAACGGAAGCGGAGCCATGGCGAAGAAGAGGTTCGGTACCGGCGACATCGTCGTCTATCCGGCGCACGGCGTCGGCAAGATCGAAGCGGTTGAGGCACAGGAAATCGCGGGTATGGCCCTCGAACTCTATGTCATCCGCTTCGACGACGACCGCATGACCCTGCGGGTGCCGGTGTTCAAGGCGGAG
This window encodes:
- the fdxA gene encoding ferredoxin FdxA — translated: MAYVVVDNCIKCKYQDCVEVCPVDCFYEGENMLVIHPDECIDCGVCEPECPAEAIKPDSEDDLETWAELNRKYAELWPNISRKGEAPADADEFNGVPDKLAKYFSDKPGSAD